One Acinetobacter pullicarnis genomic region harbors:
- a CDS encoding YbjQ family protein yields MQLSNLENVPGHQIIRQLDVVYGSTVRSKHVGRDLMAGLKNIVGGELKGYTELLEESRQEAMQRMIDKAQALGANAIVAIRFSTSNIAQGASELFVYGTAVVVQPNTPIADPFATQG; encoded by the coding sequence ATGCAACTTAGTAATTTAGAAAATGTTCCGGGTCATCAAATTATTCGTCAGCTTGATGTGGTTTATGGCAGTACCGTTCGCAGTAAACATGTAGGACGTGACTTGATGGCAGGTCTTAAAAATATCGTCGGTGGAGAGCTAAAAGGCTATACCGAACTGCTCGAAGAATCTCGTCAAGAAGCCATGCAACGCATGATCGATAAAGCACAAGCCCTCGGTGCCAATGCCATTGTCGCGATTCGCTTTTCAACTTCAAATATTGCCCAGGGTGCTTCTGAACTATTCGTTTATGGCACTGCAGTGGTGGTACAACCCAATACCCCAATTGCTGATCCCTTTGCGACACAAGGTTAA
- a CDS encoding YbjQ family protein, with protein sequence MDAVIFKIGLFVVLFMIGWAVGRSIEAKHFKALDAQEQRLAYIRTDNSRFKSSDQTGQLISSNVVISHDYFKYVIATIQSLFGGRLTSYETVVERARREAIVRLKLEAEKNGADHILGLRISTTDLGMPGMTEVFAYGTAIRSAKPVV encoded by the coding sequence ATGGATGCCGTAATTTTTAAAATTGGCCTATTTGTTGTCCTCTTTATGATTGGTTGGGCAGTTGGTCGCTCGATTGAAGCCAAACACTTCAAAGCATTGGATGCGCAAGAACAACGCTTGGCTTATATCCGTACAGACAATTCACGCTTTAAAAGCTCAGATCAAACTGGGCAATTAATTAGCAGCAATGTAGTCATCTCACATGATTATTTTAAATATGTCATTGCAACCATTCAAAGTTTATTCGGTGGTCGTCTGACCAGTTATGAAACCGTGGTCGAACGCGCACGCCGTGAAGCCATCGTTCGTTTAAAACTAGAGGCTGAAAAAAATGGTGCGGATCATATTCTTGGTCTACGCATCAGCACCACCGATCTAGGTATGCCAGGTATGACTGAAGTATTTGCCTATGGCACAGCAATTCGCTCAGCCAAGCCTGTTGTTTAA
- a CDS encoding SDR family oxidoreductase — translation MAQLEKDLQQKVVWITGASSGLGKALAQECALRGARLVLMARRFDELENVRNGLLNADQHVSIAADITNENQVRQAYVQVLEKFGRIDCLINNAGLSQRALIKDTTMQTERTIMEIDYFSQVFLTKTVLPTFIKQKSGRIAYVSSVAGLLGTQYRASYSAAKAAIHMWANSLRAEVAENGIGVSVIFPGFIQTNVSFNALDGAGQPQGHQDDAIANGLAPNVFAKQVVNALLAQKEYIVVAGKKEKLGVMVSRLSPKLLYKMIRKIKVK, via the coding sequence ATGGCTCAGCTGGAAAAAGATCTACAGCAGAAAGTGGTGTGGATTACCGGTGCATCTTCGGGGTTGGGGAAAGCCTTGGCACAAGAGTGTGCATTGCGAGGAGCACGTTTGGTACTAATGGCGCGTCGTTTTGATGAACTGGAAAATGTCCGCAATGGCTTACTGAATGCCGATCAGCATGTTTCTATTGCCGCAGATATCACCAATGAAAATCAGGTCAGACAAGCCTATGTACAGGTGTTGGAAAAGTTTGGGCGCATTGATTGTCTGATTAACAATGCTGGTTTAAGCCAACGTGCCCTCATCAAAGACACCACCATGCAGACCGAACGCACTATTATGGAAATTGATTATTTCTCACAGGTGTTTCTCACCAAAACCGTATTGCCGACGTTTATTAAACAGAAGTCTGGTCGTATTGCTTATGTGTCGAGTGTGGCTGGACTATTGGGAACCCAATATCGTGCATCTTATTCGGCAGCAAAAGCCGCAATTCACATGTGGGCCAATAGCTTACGTGCAGAAGTGGCTGAAAATGGAATTGGTGTTTCAGTGATTTTTCCCGGTTTTATCCAAACCAATGTGTCCTTTAATGCACTTGATGGTGCTGGTCAGCCACAGGGACATCAAGATGATGCCATTGCCAATGGTTTAGCCCCGAATGTCTTTGCTAAACAGGTGGTCAACGCATTGTTGGCACAAAAGGAATATATCGTGGTGGCAGGCAAAAAAGAAAAACTGGGCGTAATGGTTTCACGCTTATCTCCAAAGTTACTATATAAAATGATTCGTAAAATCAAAGTGAAATAG
- a CDS encoding efflux RND transporter permease subunit has translation MAHFFIHRPIFAWVIALVIMLAGVITISKMPIAQYPTIAPPTVTITAVYPGASALTVENTVTQIIEQQMNGLDGLRYISSNSASNGQASINISFEQGINPDIAQVQVQNKLQSATALLPADVQRQGLKVTKSGASFLQVVAFYSPTENLSGADIKDFVNSTVAEPLSRVEGVGEIQVFGGSYAMRIWLDPAKMNSFQITPNDVAIAIRAQNAQVAVGQLGGAPSVPGQLLNATVTAQSMLQTPEEFKNIFLKNAASGAQVRLSDVAKVEVGSSDYGFDSKFNGKPAGGVAIKLATGANALDTAKAIEARLVELRKNYPQGLEDKLAFDTTPFIQLSIESVVKTLFEAVLLVFLVMFLFLQNWRATIIPTMAIPVVVLGTFAVINLFGFTINTLTMFAMVLAIGLLVDDAIVVVENVERVMAEEHSDPVTATEHSMQQISGALVGITSVLTAVFVPMAFMSGTTGVIYRQFSVTLVTAMILSLIVALTFTPALCATILRQHNPDKKPSNNPVSRFFGWFNRSFEKTADSYQKGVNFMTHQKLFSGVIYVAVILGMIGLYKILPSSFLPEEDQGVIFALVQLPPNASLERTGKTVDAVSEYYRVKEKDTVESVFTVAGFSFTGVGQNAGLAFVQLKDWSERTTLPQQINRLVGRSAKFFNMNYKDAVYIKDATYIMPVQLPAMPELGVTAGFNFQLKDPSGQGHDKLLAARNAILGMASQDPRLMGVRPNGQEDTTQYQIKIDQAQAGAMGVSVADINTTMSIAWGGSYINDFVDRGRVKKVYVQGAADARMMPEDLDKWYVRNNLGEMVPFSAFASGEWSYGSPRLERYNGVSSMNIQGSPGASTSSGDAMLAMEELAGRLPAMGLAGFDFEWTGLSLDERDSGEQTPALMALSLLIVFLCLAALYESWSIPVSVLLVVPLGIIGAILLTFGGMYFLKDPNLSDNIYFKVAIIAVIGLSAKNAILIVEFAKELQEKGEELFEATLHAARMRLRPIIMTTLAFGLGVLPLAMSTGAGASSQHSVGYGVLGGVLTSTVLGIFFIPVFFVWIRSVFKYKPKNTTNQEQSS, from the coding sequence ATGGCTCACTTTTTTATTCATCGACCCATCTTTGCATGGGTAATTGCATTGGTCATTATGTTGGCTGGTGTGATCACCATCAGCAAAATGCCAATTGCACAGTATCCAACAATCGCTCCACCGACTGTTACGATTACTGCTGTTTATCCTGGTGCATCTGCATTAACTGTTGAAAATACCGTTACCCAAATCATTGAACAACAAATGAATGGTTTGGATGGTTTACGTTATATTTCCTCTAACAGTGCGAGTAATGGTCAGGCATCGATTAATATTAGTTTTGAACAAGGGATCAATCCAGATATTGCCCAAGTTCAAGTACAGAACAAATTGCAATCTGCTACAGCCCTTTTACCTGCTGACGTACAGCGTCAAGGGCTAAAAGTCACCAAGTCTGGTGCAAGCTTCTTGCAAGTCGTTGCATTCTATTCACCAACAGAAAACCTGTCTGGTGCAGACATTAAAGACTTTGTCAACTCAACAGTTGCTGAACCACTCAGTCGTGTTGAAGGCGTTGGTGAAATTCAAGTCTTTGGTGGTTCTTATGCAATGCGCATCTGGCTTGACCCTGCCAAGATGAACAGCTTTCAAATCACTCCAAATGATGTGGCTATAGCAATTCGAGCGCAAAATGCGCAAGTTGCTGTCGGTCAGTTGGGTGGTGCACCATCTGTTCCAGGACAACTCTTGAATGCGACAGTCACAGCGCAAAGTATGTTGCAAACCCCTGAAGAATTTAAAAATATCTTCTTAAAGAATGCCGCTTCTGGTGCGCAAGTCCGCCTATCTGATGTTGCTAAAGTTGAAGTGGGTTCAAGTGATTACGGTTTTGACTCTAAATTCAATGGTAAACCCGCGGGCGGTGTTGCGATTAAACTTGCCACAGGTGCCAATGCCTTAGATACAGCGAAAGCCATTGAAGCACGTTTAGTCGAATTACGTAAAAACTATCCTCAAGGCCTTGAAGATAAACTGGCTTTTGATACAACGCCGTTCATTCAACTTTCAATCGAAAGTGTGGTGAAAACCCTATTTGAAGCGGTGTTATTGGTCTTCCTCGTGATGTTCTTGTTCTTGCAAAACTGGCGCGCGACGATTATTCCAACCATGGCCATTCCAGTGGTGGTTTTAGGTACGTTTGCCGTTATTAACTTATTCGGTTTCACTATTAACACCTTGACCATGTTCGCGATGGTATTGGCCATCGGTCTCTTGGTCGATGATGCGATCGTCGTGGTAGAAAACGTCGAACGGGTCATGGCTGAAGAGCACAGTGATCCAGTCACTGCAACCGAACATTCAATGCAACAGATTTCTGGTGCGTTGGTCGGGATTACCAGTGTATTAACAGCAGTGTTCGTTCCAATGGCGTTTATGAGTGGAACCACTGGGGTTATTTATCGTCAGTTCTCAGTCACGCTGGTCACCGCAATGATCCTGTCATTGATTGTGGCACTGACCTTTACACCCGCACTTTGTGCCACCATTTTGAGACAGCACAACCCAGATAAAAAACCGAGTAACAATCCTGTATCTCGTTTCTTTGGCTGGTTTAACCGTAGTTTTGAAAAAACTGCAGATAGCTATCAAAAAGGTGTCAACTTCATGACGCATCAGAAATTATTTTCTGGCGTGATTTATGTTGCTGTGATTTTGGGCATGATTGGCTTGTATAAAATACTCCCTTCTTCTTTCTTACCCGAAGAGGATCAAGGGGTAATCTTTGCATTAGTCCAATTACCACCAAATGCCAGCTTGGAACGTACTGGTAAAACAGTGGATGCGGTGAGTGAGTACTATCGCGTAAAAGAGAAAGACACTGTCGAGTCTGTGTTTACTGTTGCGGGCTTCTCTTTCACTGGTGTTGGTCAAAATGCCGGGCTGGCCTTTGTTCAATTAAAGGATTGGAGTGAACGTACGACATTACCGCAACAAATTAATCGTTTGGTTGGGCGTAGTGCTAAGTTCTTTAACATGAACTACAAAGATGCCGTCTACATTAAAGACGCCACCTATATTATGCCTGTGCAGTTACCCGCAATGCCTGAATTGGGTGTGACTGCAGGTTTTAACTTCCAGTTAAAAGATCCAAGTGGTCAAGGGCATGACAAACTGCTTGCGGCACGTAATGCTATTTTAGGTATGGCTTCACAAGATCCACGCTTAATGGGTGTACGACCAAATGGCCAAGAAGATACAACACAATACCAAATCAAAATTGATCAAGCGCAAGCTGGTGCAATGGGCGTGAGTGTTGCCGATATTAATACCACCATGAGCATCGCTTGGGGTGGTTCTTATATCAACGACTTTGTTGACCGTGGTCGTGTGAAGAAAGTCTATGTTCAAGGTGCTGCCGATGCGCGTATGATGCCTGAAGACTTGGATAAGTGGTATGTACGTAATAATCTAGGTGAAATGGTGCCCTTCTCTGCTTTTGCTAGCGGTGAATGGAGCTATGGTTCACCACGTTTAGAACGTTATAACGGCGTATCATCCATGAACATTCAGGGTAGTCCTGGTGCGAGCACCAGTTCTGGCGATGCAATGCTTGCAATGGAAGAGCTCGCTGGGCGTCTACCTGCCATGGGACTTGCTGGATTTGATTTCGAATGGACTGGTTTATCACTTGATGAACGTGATTCAGGCGAACAAACACCCGCATTGATGGCATTATCTTTGCTCATTGTCTTCCTCTGTTTAGCTGCATTGTATGAAAGTTGGTCTATTCCAGTTTCTGTACTATTGGTGGTTCCGCTGGGGATTATTGGCGCGATTTTATTAACCTTTGGTGGGATGTACTTCTTAAAAGATCCTAATCTCTCGGATAATATTTACTTTAAAGTTGCCATTATTGCGGTCATCGGTCTTTCCGCCAAAAATGCAATTTTGATTGTCGAATTTGCGAAAGAACTACAGGAAAAAGGCGAAGAGTTATTTGAGGCGACTTTGCACGCAGCACGTATGCGTTTACGTCCTATCATTATGACCACCCTGGCCTTTGGTTTAGGGGTACTTCCACTTGCCATGTCAACAGGAGCCGGCGCAAGTAGTCAGCATTCTGTCGGTTATGGTGTACTTGGTGGGGTACTTACCTCTACAGTATTGGGGATCTTCTTCATTCCAGTGTTCTTTGTTTGGATTCGAAGCGTCTTTAAATACAAGCCTAAAAATACCACTAATCAGGAGCAATCATCGTGA
- the adeK gene encoding multidrug efflux RND transporter AdeIJK outer membrane channel subunit AdeK, which translates to MQNLWSISGRSIAVSALALSLAACQSMRGPEPVAQANIPTGYLSQGAGTSIAEQGYKDFFSDARLIQVIDLSLANNRDLRKAALNIQRAQQQYQITENNQLPTIGASGSVLRQVSPNVNPNNPYSTYQVGLGVTAYELDFWGRVRSLKDNALDNYLATQSSRDATQIALIGQVSQAWLSYAFTNAQLKLAQQTLKAQEDSYNLNKKRFDVGIDSELPVRQAQILVETARNDVANFKTQIAQAQNLLNLLVGEPVPANLLPPSRITQVTNSKALAAGLPSQLLQNRPDIKTAEYKLSAAGANIGAARAQMFPTISLTGTAGYASGDLNKLFSSNTGAWSIGPSINLPIFDWGTRKANIKISETDQQIALSDYEKSIQSAFREVNDALATRQNIGDRLTAQKRLVEASNKSYQLSDARFKAGIDSFLTVLDAQRSSYSAEQGLLLLQQADLNNQIEVYKTLGGGVKVSTADQINYAPSSSELKYHKDERTK; encoded by the coding sequence ATGCAAAACTTATGGTCTATTTCAGGTCGTAGCATTGCGGTATCTGCACTCGCGCTGTCTTTGGCTGCTTGCCAAAGCATGCGCGGCCCAGAGCCCGTCGCTCAAGCAAATATTCCAACTGGCTATTTAAGCCAAGGGGCTGGAACATCCATTGCTGAGCAAGGTTATAAAGACTTTTTCTCTGACGCACGGTTAATCCAAGTCATTGATCTGTCTTTGGCCAATAACCGAGATTTACGTAAAGCCGCTTTGAACATTCAACGCGCACAGCAACAATATCAAATTACTGAAAATAATCAGTTACCAACGATTGGTGCAAGTGGCAGCGTTTTACGTCAAGTTTCACCCAACGTAAATCCGAACAACCCTTATTCAACCTATCAAGTTGGCTTAGGGGTGACGGCATATGAACTCGATTTTTGGGGTCGGGTTCGTAGTCTAAAAGACAATGCATTGGACAACTATTTGGCCACGCAAAGCTCACGCGATGCCACCCAAATTGCCTTGATTGGTCAAGTGTCACAAGCATGGTTGAGCTATGCCTTTACCAATGCCCAGCTCAAACTGGCGCAACAAACCTTAAAAGCGCAAGAAGATTCTTATAATCTGAATAAAAAGCGTTTTGATGTTGGTATTGACAGTGAATTGCCAGTCCGCCAAGCACAAATCTTGGTAGAAACGGCACGTAATGATGTGGCAAATTTTAAAACACAAATTGCCCAAGCACAGAACTTATTGAACCTTTTGGTCGGTGAGCCTGTTCCAGCAAACTTGTTGCCACCATCACGCATCACTCAAGTGACCAACAGCAAAGCCCTTGCTGCTGGCTTACCAAGTCAATTGCTACAAAACCGTCCTGATATTAAAACTGCGGAATATAAATTGAGTGCGGCTGGTGCCAATATTGGTGCTGCACGTGCGCAAATGTTCCCAACCATTAGTTTGACGGGTACTGCGGGCTATGCTTCTGGTGATTTAAACAAATTGTTTAGTTCAAACACCGGTGCGTGGTCGATTGGTCCGAGTATCAACCTGCCAATCTTCGACTGGGGCACACGTAAAGCCAATATCAAAATCTCTGAAACTGATCAACAAATTGCGTTGTCAGATTATGAGAAATCGATTCAATCGGCTTTCCGTGAAGTGAATGATGCTTTGGCCACTCGCCAGAATATTGGTGATCGACTTACAGCACAAAAGCGCTTGGTTGAAGCCAGCAACAAGAGCTATCAATTGTCAGATGCACGTTTCAAAGCAGGGATTGATAGTTTCTTGACGGTATTGGATGCACAACGTTCATCTTATAGCGCTGAGCAAGGGCTTTTATTACTGCAACAAGCTGATTTAAACAATCAAATTGAAGTGTATAAAACCTTAGGTGGTGGCGTTAAAGTCAGCACCGCAGATCAAATCAACTATGCGCCTTCCAGTTCAGAGTTGAAATATCATAAAGATGAACGCACGAAATAA